From the genome of Electrophorus electricus isolate fEleEle1 chromosome 14, fEleEle1.pri, whole genome shotgun sequence:
TCGAGCTCATCTGACATAAAACAAGATTATAcggttatataaataaacagatcaaaTATTGATGTTTTTCACAAGAAATTCTATTTCCTTTTCAGCAGGAAAAACTCTCTCTACTAGCTCTCTACCTTTTTTCAGAGCCATCTATATCTCCCGTGTTTCTCCCAGTTTTTATGCCATCCACTTTCGTGCTGTAAAGCGGAtcaaaagcacaaaagcaaaaactgCCTGATTAGCTGATCGCGGACAGTGGAAAAAAATCAGTACATACCCAAATCATCCATGGCAATTTGTTTGCTGTCCAGAGAGGATAGGATAGAAAGGGTCCAAAAATTAAGCACAGTTGAAAAGAGCTCCTTTACTCTTACTCGGGCGTGATTTCTCTGTTatcctagcagatctaatgcTCACTGATTGCAAAGAACTTTTCGGGGTGCACCGTTATTCCGGGACTGCATACGGccgcaaaagaaaaaaacagacggGCGTCCCGTTTTCTTTGCTCCTCCGCCCCTTTCCTGTGAAACGTCTCCAAACGCAGCGGCTCGCGAGAGGCGCAGGCGAATAACTGCGGTTGCAACCCCCTCCGCGCCCTTGCAAGTGACGTCACTCGGTGCATTCCTGGTCCATATTTGGGGCAGATCATTCACGAATACGAGGAACCACCCGTCGAATCCCTTTCGTGTAATTTTGACAAGGGCACCGATACTTTGTTAATCCACACTCAGTCTCCCGTCGTTTCCGTCGCGGACCTCTGTGTCGTGTCCCTCTTCAGAACATCTGCATCTACACGAGTCACTTCACGGTGAAACTAAAATGATTGGTAGATGTTCTCCACCCTGTAACTATGGCCGAGAGGAAAAGCTGTTCACCTCTCATCAAACTGCGACTACCACAACATTatcaaggaaaaataaagtACTCAGGATGTTCAGACCACGCCggttgtgcttttttttctttaaaaaaaaatgcagagaaaaggCAGGCGACGAAATACCTGTTTTGAATTCCGCTTCGGAGGGTGCTCCGATGTCGGCAGCCACAGCTGACCCCAGAGGTTGGACACTGGGCAGCTGTTCCAGGCATGCCCGTGCCACCTTAGACAACAAACAGCTCCGTTTCTGTTCAGTCTACTCTCCTTTGTCCATCACTCTGGTACAAATGAACCTACATCCGATATGTCCATGAGATTTCATCCCCACAATTCTACAGGCTTTTAATGTTCAATTTTCATAAGCTTTAACCGGTTGTTCTTTTACTAGTGGTGTgcgttatttacatttacaattacatttacggcatttagcagacgctcttattcagagcgacttacaaaagtgctttgtcatttactcatagaatatatccaagtacagtatagtaggttagaattaaacataccaatgaactagaatactgtagaatacagggatgaatgctaatacctagaagtgcaaaatacataaggtctatcttaagcaatgataagtgctataaacaataagtgctagagtttgttaaaaagcataaataatgccctacaaaaagtactaaattagtcagtcaataagggagcagtgtcagttgtcctttaaatattctgcaaataaatgggtcttcagtctgtgtttgaagactgcaagggactctgctgtctggacagcatgtgggagttcattccaccatcttggagccagaacagatgtctcgatgcttgtcgtccatgagacctgaagcaaggtattttaagccgagccgtacttgaggttcgaagtacttgagttacagatcgggctttgaccattgacctcatgtatgaaggggctggtccatttttggatttgtaggcaagcatcaaggttttaaatctgatgcgtgcagctactgggagccaatgaataGAGCGCAGCAGtcgagtaatgtgtgaactttggaagattgaagaccagtcatgctgctgcattctggacaagttgtagaggtttgatggctcttagaggaagaccagcaagtagtgagttgcagtagtctagctttgagatcacaagagactgcacaagcacctgggtagcttcctgcaaaagaaagggtcgaagggtcttgcaaaaaaaaggaggaatctgcaagaccgggttagattagaaacttGAGTtaagaatgacaactggttgtccaaaagtacgcccaggctatgggcagcttggGGTGGTGATACCAGgaagttctcaaaggaaacagtgaggtcatggtaaggtttgggagtacctgggataaacagaagctcagttttactggggttgagcttcaagtggtgggctgtcatccatgatgcaatgtcagtcaagcatgctgagatacatctggagacctgcgtgtcagagggtggaaaagaaagaaataattgagtgtcatctgcatagcagtggtaggagaaaccatgagaagatattacatcaccaagagaacgagtatacaaagagaagagaagggggcccaatactgagccttgtggaacaccagtggagagtctatacggtttggatgtggatcctctccatgtcacctgataggaccatccatccagataggactgaaaccatctccaagcagagccagtcacaccaagcctggaaggaacagagagaagaatattgtggttcactgtgtcaaaggctgctgaaaggtctacaGTTTGGCagctgtttggcagctttagcagcatgagtCACCGCTATGAgagccgtttctgtagaatttgccggtttgtagccagactgattgggatcatgtagctggttctgggtgagaaaaagagacaattgattataaactgctcgttcaagagcttttgagaggaaagagagaagtgataccggtctgtagttggtaacgttggAGCTGTCAAaagtggccttcttgaggattggtaccaccctggtggttttgaatgcagtaggcacatatccagaagataaggagatattgatgatgacagagatgaaaggaagcagatctcttgcgattgtctggaacagtgcagaaggaattggatcagGCGGaaatgtagtcggattgctggaagtcaggagttgaagcaTTTCATctgtgaagagaggagaaaaagaagtcagagagttggatgttggggaatgcacattagttggaggagtgggaacagaggaaaaggactggtggattgctgcaaccttctcctcaaagaaggttaTAAAATCttccagagtaagagatgaggaaggagggggagagggaggattaaggagagaagaaaaaatagtgaagagcttgcgtggatcagatgatgatgattcgaatttctctctgtagtaggatgactttgcagatgttacttccaatgagaacttggaaaggagagacttgtatgagctaaggtctgaatctacgtgagatttcctccaccacctctctgcagtccttagttctctcctgtggcagccaAGTGTTTCtattagccagggggcaggtggggaggacttagcgggtctagaggagagagggcacagaagattcattgatgaggagagtgtagaaatgaaagtatttgtaactgtatccaaagagagagaggatagagagtcatgatgaggaagggtggacaaaatagtagaagtaagggaagacggagttatggagtgcagattgcgacagaggaaggaggaacatgttggagaggactgtaTGGAAAGagcaggaaaggagagagagaaggatagaaagtgatggtctgagaggtggagggggtgactgcgatgtccgatgttgtggtggtacgggtgaagatcaggtccagaacattgctcgctttgtgagtcagaggagagtggttgagggtgaggtcaaatgctgtcaacagtggaaggatgcaggaggaatgcagcttgtctgatggaaggttgaaatcaccaaggagaatgagtggatttccttcaatggggaaatgactcagaaggatttcgagctcatcaatgaagtgatctagggaacctggagggcggtagatgacaatgataagaagtttggtggggaaagacactgtaatggcatgaaattcaaaagaggagatggaaagtatagagaaggaaagtggagtaaAACACCACTCTGGAggcattagtaaacctgtgccaccacccctgccgagacGCCTTGGAGAATGCGTAGATGAAAaagcagaggacagggcagccggagtcgccgcaTTATGTAGTAAACACTAGTACCTTCTCCTCTTCGGTCGTCTCTGCCATATTGGGTAGTGttcttcatgctgctaaagtgTTTCTACATGACTGAAAGTATTCTTCAATAGTCCCCTCATGCAGTCTTGTGTAGTCCACCAGGTCTTTAGACGTTAACATTTTAGCAGCGTGTCCGATTTATTTTGTCTCATGGAAGCCTGCTCTGCAGGCAAGGACTCTATGTTTGTTCTAGTGCTCAGAGACATGCAGATGCAAATGTTTCATGTAGGTTCACCCACAGACCCTTCATAAGTTTGTCATAACTGAAGCAATCAAATGGCTGgctaagaaagaaaaaaaaaggtcagttGTCCAATTACAATGAGGAACTGAAATTGAAGGACCACAATGCCTATTCATTTCAACCAATATTGAAATGCAGTGTGCCATGGCAGATCCAATAAGGTACAATGGAGTCAAAACACAACCTCACTATCCCCTTAAACCTAGATGGTGTGGTAGCCTGGTGGCTAGGCCTTTGAACTCCCAGTTTGAAAGCTATGGGTTTGAAGCTCGGGTTTGCCATACAACCTGTTAGGTCTTTAATCCTCGTCTCCAGAGGTGCTGACTCCAGCTTCCAAAGATGCTGGGATATGTGGAAAAAGAATTTCATTGTGCTGTATATATTACCAAATAAAGGCATTTCATCTGGCCTagctttaaacaaaaaaaaaaaaagacaagtctTACTTTCCTTtagtttctctgtttctttaatGATTCACTTGGTGCATATGATGATTTGTGGAGGGGATTCACTGCCTTGAGCTCTTAGACGCATATCTGTCTACACTCTGTGCCTCATCTGTTGGGGCACCATTTTCAACCAATATTCTTCAGATACTACAGCAGTTTTACTTGGTCTCGCCATCCCTTTGCCACTTTCAAGATCTCTAAGACTTATTCTTCTCAAAAGAGTAAGAAAAAACAGAGTTGAAAGCCTATTATTGTGGTTATTTTGCTGGCACTTTTTCAAACTTCGTTGCCTGTGCTAACTTAAGTTTGGCTCTCAGATATTCATGAGTCACCTAGAACAAAAGTCTGGAACTAACACTTGTTCCATTGTGCTTCTACAGCAACCACAAATTACCACACTATTTGATGAGAAACTGCTTGTGTTAAGCaacaaaatgtgtttggtgTCCAGAAACAGGGTTGCACACAAATGATGATGGAATGTTTAGCTGGTTAACTAAACATATACACTGAATAGCcattttattagagacacccatCTAGTAGAGCATTGTACCTTCTTTGACCTTCAGATTCTAGACGGAATAGATTACTAGGTGTTGGAATCATTCGGCAGGAATCTAGGCTCATGTGGATAGGATAGAGGACCCAGGGTGTCCCAAGCAAACATTATCTacacctccaccagcctcaAATGTTAACACCTGACAGGGATTGATGCTGCTTGTGCTGAATCAGCATGGTGCAACaaaaatctggattcatctaCCCAGCTAATTTCTACATTGCTCAATTATCTAGTTTTTGTGCTCCTGTGCCCACTGGAGTTTTGCCTTTTAGTTTCTTAGACAGCATTGGCACTTGAACTGGTCATCTGCTGTTACAGCCCAGCTGTGCTACCAGCATAGTATTTGGTTGCAATTTACTATGGTGTTCACCAGAACAATTCTTAACATCCGCACAAGATACCCTTTTGCTGGAGTTTTTCCTCGATCACACCATTCTCTGTATACTGTCGACCTGCTCCATGAGAAAGCTCCACAAGGTCGTCAGTCAATGATGTGTGCGGAAAAAGGGGCTCACTGaatacatatatgcatgtaaaccacagcttttttttttttttaaagtgtcatTTGTTAAATGAGGCTTTATTTAATATGAATCTACAAAAGTGAGTTCCCTCACAAGGCTTACAAGGAGAGGTTGACATGTAAGAGATGCAttttaaggagaaaaaaaaatctttaaaacctTAAATTTTAAGAGCAAAGTTTCATATAGTCATGCATGCTTAATTTGCATTCCTGTCTTAAGATCATGCATATTAACCTTCTTCCCCAAAATGTTTATCCACTTCTTTCCCATTCCAATGTTCAATGaaattgtcatttaatttaGCTTCTTCTATAGTGCCCGAACGCTACTGCCCTGGGAGGAACTGTGGAGCCAGCTGCTGtattgtttggggggggggggggggttatgggaCTTGTAGCTGCATGTACGTTGTTCAGACAGCCCAGCAAGTCTGAGGAACATCCAGCACACTGTTCTGCATACAGAACAGTGACTCACCAACCAGAGCCTCACTTAGACACATCTGGACAGGGACTGTTGTGTGCTTGTTAATTagaaaaaatgaccaaaaaaaaaaaataacacgcCAACATCAGGCATCCGATACAGAAGCCAATATACAATTAGTATGCACGCTTCTCGAGATTTCCCAGCAAAGTTTCCAGTCACTATTAGTCATGAAAAAACTCTGCATTGGCACATCAGTTCACACTTGCATTCTTTCCCAATCCTTTTACCGTATAGGAAATAAGAGAAGCCAACCAAACATGCTAATGTCTTAAAATGACTATAGGCTAGGAACCTCTAATGAGCATAAGATCAGTTGCAGCATGCTAATTGGTATTCATCTTTGTCCACTGACAGCTTGACTAAACTATTCCTTTAAAGTGGAACTTAGGCTTGGCAGTTCAGAAAACAGGGAAGATTGGAAGTTTTAAAGATTAGAATTAATGGGCCATTAATGCCACatctaaacaaatgtttatacTGACACACTGGGGACCATTAtggtttataataataataatcaaaatcATAATAATAGTGATTAAAATCACAGTtagatgaaaaacaacaaacatactCTTTCTGGAAGTCTATAGTTTAAAATCATTATGAGGTACAGTCAACAGCTTTATCTAGGCACAccactacaaaaaaaaacaaaaaaaaacaaaacacccacaaataatgtaaaatgatttaatataACTGTCTAAAATGGTTGTCTCCCAAACACTTAAATCCTaataaagatgaatgaaatAATCCAGTATtctgggtgaaaaaaaaaaaaaaccagaccaACAGACCAGCGCGAGTCTACATGGTGCACAAGCTTCCCACACGCTTCGTTCACGTGAAACAGCGTCCTGCCAAAACATCACAGCCAACTGCTCATttgagtgccccccccccccccccccccacccacaatCCCCCAAAGAAAGGCTAATAACAGAAATAGTGGACTCTGAACATAGCTACAGGGTTACACTCAGAACAAGCTtgacagacaaagaaaacaagctcagcGGTGAGTTCAGTATGAGGTCAGTCCTGGAGCAGGTGAACAGGACGTCAGCAGGATGCCGGCAGGATTGCGTCAGTGTAGATGGGCAGGGAAATGACACAGCCTGAAGGGGAACTGCACTGTGTTGGGTAGGTTTCTCTGGACATGCTGAGAAGTtggagttcagttcagctgcaggTGACCATGAGCTTGCCCATATTGGTTCCTTAAGCACCCAGTCCTGGTGTGTCCttcaccccctcctcctcctcctcctcctcctcctcctcctcctcctcctcgcacCAGAGCGCTCTACTCTCCTGCCCGCTGTTGTCCCACCTCAGCCAGCACTCGCCCCGCCCACACTTCGCCCACTCTTACTGCACAGACTGCTCATTGGCTGTGCTGCCAGAGTCCTGGGGCTTCATGACATCAGGGAGCTCTGGAGGGTTAGAGAAGGGCTCCACATGCAGCAGCTCGAATGCATCGTCTGGTTGGGGGGAAAGcgaaagcaagagaaagaaaatacaacAGGACATTACTTAAggcaacatttttttatattgtacttttatatattgcacactttaaactttaatgttTACATCCTGAAATATCACAATGAGCTAGAATTCTAATATTTGGGTGACAAACTTCTAACCCTTCTTCTAGTGTTTGCACTTTGGCACATTCTTGCAGGTGCTGGATCTGGGCAGGCTGGAGGCCAGAAGCACATCATCTGGGCGGAGACTTAAACATTTTGATCATTTATGTCTCAAGGCCTGTAAAAACTGCATTCAGGCGCAGCGATAAATACAGATAGACTgtgtaaacaaaacagacaatagACTCTATATTCTgacaaatatgcataaaatgcaTATACTGTAGttttttgtgcttgttttttaaCAATACTAGTGATATGAACGTATCCCGCTAGATCGCGTTGTACTTGGAGCTCTAGAGTTCAATTGAGAGTATTGGTTACACTAGTCACAAGGTGTCAGCAAACCACTGTAGAAAACCTTaagttacattttaattttaaaatttttctaAGCTCTCAGTTATTGCCAGTTTGGTTTAAattgcacacaacacacatgaaTCTTCTAAAATCACAAGTAAAATAGAAACTGagaaaccaaccaaccaaaatgGTTACCTACAGTATGATGTCACTGTAAACTGCAAGTAACAGCATACGGTAAACAAGACCCATGTAAGGCATAGTGAGAGTAGGAGTAGTGAGGAGGGCAAACACCCCTGATGGTGAGGGTAGGGGTACCAAGGAAGGCACATACCACTGAAGGTGAGGGTAAGAGTAGTGAGGAGGCCGCATAGCACTGATGGTGAGGGTAGGGGTAGTATGGAGGGCACATACCACTGATAATGAAGGTAGGGGTAGTGAGAAGGGGGTGTAGAATAGGGCACATACCACTGATGGTGAGGGTAGGATGGAGGGCACATACCACTGATAATGAAGGTAGGGGTAGTGAGAAGGGGGTGTAGAATAGGGCACATACCACTGATGGTGAGGGTAGGATGGAGGGCACATACCACTGATAATGAAGGTAGGGGTAGTGAGAAGGGGGTGTAGAATAGGGCACATACCACTGATGGTGAGGGTAGTATGGAGGGCACATACCACTGATAATGAAGGTAGGGGTAGTGAGAAGGGGGTGTAGAATAGGGCACATACCACTGATGCGCAAGGCAAGTCCTACAGTAGCAGGAGCCTGTGGTCTGGCTGTCTGGTTGGTAAAGCCACAGTCTCCCAGTGTTTTACTGTCTTCTAGCAGCTGGTCATCCtgaatacacatatacacacacgcacgcacacacacccaatgaGAGTGACATGGCAGGCTTTGTCAAACATGCAGTAACTCTGGTCATTAGCACACACCTCTTTCTACAGGGTACAGAAGGCAGGTGCTGAGgttcagtgtgtttacatgtttcacACTAACTGGGCAGGACAGGTCATTTTTGCTCGTCACTGTATTCATGTGCAGTTTGGGAAGTGTCCAGGCCAGTGATGGCCAACTGCAGAGTGTAGCTCCACCCTCCATCTAACACACCTGCTACTGCTAATCATCAGGGCCTTCTCAAAACCCAGACTGGTCAAATGAGGTGTGAAATTCAGGCATGAAC
Proteins encoded in this window:
- the LOC113576879 gene encoding elongin-B-like isoform X2, which gives rise to MIRRHKTTIFTDAKESTSVYELKRIVEGILKRPPEDQRLYKDDQLLEDSKTLGDCGFTNQTARPQAPATVGLALRISDDAFELLHVEPFSNPPELPDVMKPQDSGSTANEQSVQ
- the LOC113576879 gene encoding elongin-B-like isoform X1, whose amino-acid sequence is MDVFLMIRRHKTTIFTDAKESTSVYELKRIVEGILKRPPEDQRLYKDDQLLEDSKTLGDCGFTNQTARPQAPATVGLALRISDDAFELLHVEPFSNPPELPDVMKPQDSGSTANEQSVQ